From the genome of Colwellia psychrerythraea 34H, one region includes:
- the glpE gene encoding thiosulfate sulfurtransferase GlpE, producing the protein MSENSFKHMSVSDLQEVMANKSHVVVDIRDANSFANGRIAESIHLTNESLPDFLREADLDAPVVVCCYHGISSQQAAEFLISQDFTEVYSLDGGFTQWQTQFPDNIER; encoded by the coding sequence GTGTCAGAGAATAGTTTTAAGCATATGTCAGTAAGTGACTTACAAGAAGTGATGGCAAATAAATCACATGTTGTGGTAGATATTCGCGATGCTAATTCTTTTGCAAATGGTCGAATTGCAGAATCAATTCATTTAACTAATGAGTCATTACCTGATTTTTTACGTGAAGCCGATCTGGATGCACCCGTAGTTGTTTGTTGTTATCACGGAATTTCTAGCCAACAAGCGGCGGAATTTTTAATAAGCCAAGATTTTACCGAGGTCTACTCTCTTGACGGTGGCTTTACCCAATGGCAAACACAATTCCCTGACAATATAGAGCGATAA
- the glpG gene encoding rhomboid family intramembrane serine protease GlpG: MTSESAENMDTLQPLVQLKDHNIALLFSNYLQSLGIQAQLKSSQEDGHVILCPEDKIAQAKVEFDAFILKPYDDKYQQAAWDRGETVTLNSGDFSLLSSFKDSFIAHAGIVTLLVFALCWLVFIFSELGWAQQIFYALQFYPQLSIDALLADPVRLIGPAFFHFSWLHIVFNTMWWWQLGGSIEKILGKSTLINLLLLSAIVSNVGQYLVSGSNFGGLSGVVYALVGFVWWFGYLAPDRGLFLAKPLVGFLLFWLVLGFADLLPVNVANTAHLLGLLSGCFLAVFTVKVIGVNSKNNIKKDSK; the protein is encoded by the coding sequence ATGACAAGTGAGTCTGCTGAGAATATGGATACGCTACAGCCACTGGTTCAACTTAAAGATCATAATATTGCTTTATTATTCAGTAACTATTTACAATCTTTAGGTATTCAAGCACAACTCAAATCAAGCCAAGAAGACGGCCATGTAATTTTATGCCCTGAAGATAAAATAGCACAAGCAAAAGTAGAGTTTGATGCGTTTATTTTAAAACCCTATGACGATAAATATCAACAAGCGGCATGGGATAGAGGCGAAACAGTCACCTTAAATTCAGGTGATTTCAGCTTATTGAGCAGTTTTAAAGATAGCTTTATAGCTCATGCAGGCATTGTTACTTTACTGGTGTTTGCCCTTTGCTGGTTAGTTTTTATCTTCAGTGAATTGGGTTGGGCACAACAGATTTTTTATGCCTTACAGTTCTATCCACAATTATCTATTGATGCTTTATTAGCAGATCCAGTACGTTTGATTGGCCCTGCATTTTTTCACTTCTCTTGGCTGCATATTGTCTTTAACACCATGTGGTGGTGGCAATTGGGAGGTAGTATTGAAAAAATATTAGGTAAATCAACACTCATTAACCTACTTTTACTCTCTGCTATTGTTTCCAACGTAGGGCAATATTTAGTGTCAGGTTCAAATTTTGGTGGTTTATCCGGTGTGGTATATGCGTTGGTTGGTTTTGTTTGGTGGTTTGGTTACTTAGCCCCAGACAGAGGTTTATTCCTTGCTAAACCATTAGTTGGGTTTTTACTGTTTTGGCTAGTACTGGGTTTTGCTGATTTACTGCCAGTCAATGTAGCCAATACCGCACATTTACTCGGCTTGCTCTCGGGATGTTTTCTTGCAGTGTTCACTGTAAAGGTGATTGGCGTAAATAGTAAAAATAACATTAAGAAAGACAGTAAATAA
- a CDS encoding flagellar basal body-associated protein FliL gives MFKNLFLFSLLLTLSASVAQAKASDYAYFGFEPDIVTNYVAVKKKMGYVRLTVELMVEGDNLTIVEHHSPLLRDAIINIIGQQSEAKVKSIKGRAEIQLACEEQVKELLIKETGEPLIKKLLFTQWLDN, from the coding sequence ATGTTTAAAAACCTATTTCTCTTTTCCCTTTTACTTACGTTAAGTGCAAGTGTTGCTCAAGCAAAAGCGAGTGATTATGCTTACTTTGGCTTTGAGCCTGATATTGTCACCAATTATGTCGCAGTAAAAAAGAAGATGGGTTATGTGCGTTTAACTGTTGAATTGATGGTTGAAGGCGACAATTTAACCATAGTTGAGCATCACTCGCCTTTATTACGTGACGCCATTATTAATATCATTGGCCAGCAATCGGAAGCCAAAGTAAAATCGATCAAAGGGCGTGCGGAAATTCAGTTAGCGTGTGAAGAGCAAGTAAAAGAGCTATTAATCAAAGAAACGGGCGAACCTCTCATCAAAAAGCTACTTTTTACTCAGTGGTTAGATAACTAA
- a CDS encoding chorismate--pyruvate lyase family protein, translating to MKQQIVNFPITFPITLSGQWQSPSAVSFSSLSTPLKDWLLDEGSLTARLKKHCDNFQVKVIGEQQQPCSAAESCDLIKVGEPVLVREVILYCDDVPQVFARSLLPIASLTGEEQILANLGEQPLGQVLFNNPSLQRLRLELSPFVNDSSVVALAAKLTAQHASNSPLVKASVIPKQELWGRRSIFMLENKPLMVAEVFLPDAFAYQ from the coding sequence ATGAAGCAGCAAATAGTGAACTTTCCTATTACCTTTCCAATAACCTTGTCGGGCCAATGGCAGTCACCTAGTGCAGTGAGTTTCTCATCATTATCTACGCCACTTAAAGATTGGTTGCTTGATGAAGGCTCACTTACGGCTCGCTTAAAAAAGCATTGTGATAACTTTCAAGTTAAAGTCATTGGAGAGCAACAACAGCCCTGCTCAGCTGCGGAGTCTTGTGATCTGATTAAAGTTGGTGAACCCGTTTTGGTGCGTGAAGTCATTTTATATTGTGATGATGTACCTCAAGTCTTTGCCAGAAGCTTATTACCCATAGCTAGCTTAACGGGTGAAGAACAAATTCTTGCTAATTTAGGGGAGCAACCACTTGGGCAGGTATTGTTTAATAACCCGTCATTGCAACGTTTACGGTTAGAGTTATCTCCTTTTGTAAATGATTCTAGTGTTGTAGCGTTAGCTGCTAAATTAACGGCTCAACACGCAAGTAATAGCCCACTCGTAAAAGCATCAGTAATACCCAAACAAGAACTTTGGGGCCGTCGCTCTATATTCATGTTGGAGAATAAACCCTTGATGGTGGCTGAGGTTTTTTTACCTGATGCCTTTGCCTATCAATAA
- the ubiA gene encoding 4-hydroxybenzoate octaprenyltransferase gives MLKRIQQKWLAIKLITRMDKPIGTYLLLWPTYWALWIASDGWPNLQLLLVFSLGVFIMRSAGCVINDYADRKIDGEVERTKNRPLVNGMMTSGEAINLFGVLIGMAFGLVLMLSWSTIYLSVVAVLLAAIYPFMKRHTQLPQLFLGAAFSWGMIMAFSEAQGEIPLVAWLLFTANLCWTIAYDTMYAMVDRDDDVKIGVKSTAILFAENDKRVIGFLQLMTLALLWTVGDILAFGWPYQLCIIAAAGLFSYQQLLIVNRERDACFQAFLHNHWVGLVVFVGIAIEYL, from the coding sequence ATGCTGAAAAGAATTCAACAAAAATGGTTAGCGATTAAGTTAATTACTCGTATGGATAAACCTATTGGTACTTACCTCTTGTTATGGCCAACGTATTGGGCGTTATGGATTGCGAGCGATGGTTGGCCTAACCTGCAACTATTGTTGGTTTTTAGTTTAGGTGTTTTCATCATGCGTAGTGCTGGTTGTGTAATAAATGATTACGCGGATAGAAAAATAGATGGTGAAGTTGAACGCACAAAAAACAGACCACTTGTTAATGGCATGATGACCTCTGGCGAAGCCATTAACTTGTTTGGCGTGTTAATTGGCATGGCATTTGGTTTGGTGCTAATGCTCAGCTGGTCCACTATTTACCTCTCTGTTGTTGCGGTATTACTAGCGGCAATTTACCCCTTTATGAAACGTCATACCCAACTGCCACAACTATTTTTAGGTGCTGCTTTTAGTTGGGGCATGATAATGGCATTCTCAGAAGCTCAAGGTGAAATACCTTTGGTGGCTTGGTTGCTGTTTACGGCTAACCTATGCTGGACCATTGCTTACGATACAATGTACGCCATGGTTGATAGAGATGACGATGTTAAAATTGGGGTGAAATCTACCGCTATTTTATTTGCTGAAAATGATAAGCGTGTTATCGGCTTTTTACAGTTGATGACTTTGGCCTTATTATGGACAGTCGGTGATATTTTAGCCTTTGGTTGGCCGTATCAACTATGCATCATTGCGGCTGCAGGTTTGTTTAGCTATCAACAGTTATTGATTGTTAATAGAGAACGAGACGCTTGTTTTCAAGCCTTTTTGCATAATCACTGGGTTGGTTTAGTTGTCTTTGTTGGTATTGCAATTGAGTATCTATAA
- a CDS encoding putative bifunctional diguanylate cyclase/phosphodiesterase, with product MNKALFLISLQHELAMAIGNKLDLKAMLKIFLKVCFNRLDLTSAHIYVYCDQSGMPSKLLPLKGTSYQYFLSIPKNKRGQSWSKSSILTNFARQLNSSQKTLSFQCENGQYLFGFIIPDYGLLTFETHYAIADEVQKALQPILQKLATSCYTSIVHDSLVKEVLSRQLIEEKVAFQAQHDGLTHLFNRQHINHLLGNAIEDARINNKIGSVLFIDLNRFKPINDAMGHTVGDKILLTLAHRLHSLSSEHIDIGRFGGDQFTILLKNLKDDYQETINLLIAQINQLLTAPFVIDTNSYKLTCSIGYSLFPLQSSTVNNLIKFADIAMYEAKRAKTQQGKQYQRVMSEKIKRRLAYVDDMKQGLEQGDFKLYYQAQYNHHGDIIGAEALLRWQHPVHGKESPAVYIPIAEESDLILAIGQWVLEQACRDIKKLEQLSLPESFNKIAINISAKQLIQHDFQEIVLNAVKQNDIPAKRLALELTENLLVENIEDSIKLIASLKENAIDCAIDDFGTGYSSLTYLKRIPASVLKIDRSFVTNIAQSSESAAIASMIISLGKTLNMDILAEGVETQEELNCLKELGCFHYQGFYFSGPLPFDEFAKLLN from the coding sequence ATGAATAAAGCACTGTTTCTTATTTCACTACAACATGAGCTTGCCATGGCTATTGGCAATAAGCTTGACTTAAAGGCCATGTTGAAAATTTTTTTAAAAGTCTGTTTTAACCGCCTCGATTTAACAAGTGCACATATCTATGTCTATTGTGACCAGTCTGGTATGCCTAGCAAGTTGCTTCCACTTAAAGGCACGAGTTATCAATATTTTTTAAGCATTCCAAAAAATAAGCGCGGTCAATCATGGTCGAAAAGCTCCATACTTACAAACTTTGCACGTCAGCTTAATAGCAGCCAAAAAACCCTTTCTTTTCAATGTGAAAATGGACAATATTTATTTGGCTTTATTATTCCAGACTATGGCTTACTCACTTTTGAAACTCACTATGCTATAGCTGATGAAGTGCAAAAAGCACTACAGCCAATTTTACAAAAGCTAGCAACGAGTTGTTACACCTCGATAGTACATGACTCCCTCGTTAAAGAAGTTCTCTCTAGGCAACTTATTGAAGAAAAGGTTGCCTTCCAAGCACAGCACGATGGATTAACCCATTTATTTAATCGCCAGCATATAAATCATCTACTGGGCAATGCTATAGAAGATGCTCGTATTAACAACAAAATTGGTAGTGTTCTTTTTATCGATCTAAACCGCTTCAAACCAATAAATGATGCTATGGGTCATACTGTCGGCGATAAAATATTACTGACGTTAGCCCATAGGCTACATTCATTAAGCAGTGAACATATAGATATTGGCCGCTTTGGCGGGGATCAATTTACTATTCTATTAAAGAATCTCAAAGATGATTACCAAGAAACAATTAACCTACTCATAGCTCAAATTAATCAATTACTTACGGCACCTTTTGTTATCGACACTAATTCGTACAAACTCACTTGCAGTATCGGCTATTCGCTTTTTCCTCTGCAAAGCAGTACCGTCAATAATCTTATTAAATTTGCCGATATTGCTATGTACGAAGCCAAACGAGCCAAAACTCAGCAAGGTAAGCAATATCAAAGAGTCATGTCTGAAAAAATAAAAAGACGCTTAGCTTATGTTGATGATATGAAGCAAGGGTTAGAACAAGGCGATTTTAAATTATACTATCAGGCGCAATATAACCATCATGGTGACATTATTGGCGCTGAAGCATTATTGCGCTGGCAACACCCTGTTCATGGTAAGGAGTCGCCTGCGGTCTATATCCCTATCGCAGAAGAAAGCGATCTCATTCTCGCTATTGGTCAATGGGTCTTAGAGCAAGCCTGTCGTGACATCAAAAAACTAGAACAATTATCACTACCAGAAAGTTTTAATAAAATAGCGATTAATATCAGCGCTAAGCAATTAATTCAGCATGATTTTCAAGAAATTGTCCTGAACGCTGTGAAGCAGAATGATATCCCTGCTAAACGGTTAGCGTTAGAGTTAACCGAAAATCTTCTGGTAGAAAATATTGAAGATTCAATCAAGTTAATTGCCTCATTAAAAGAAAACGCTATTGATTGCGCTATTGATGATTTTGGTACGGGTTATTCTTCTCTAACCTACTTAAAACGCATTCCTGCGAGCGTATTAAAAATAGATCGTTCTTTTGTGACTAACATAGCGCAAAGTAGTGAGAGTGCAGCCATTGCCAGCATGATAATCAGTTTAGGAAAAACCCTGAATATGGACATACTGGCAGAAGGTGTTGAAACACAGGAAGAATTAAACTGTTTGAAAGAACTTGGTTGTTTCCATTACCAAGGTTTCTATTTTAGTGGTCCCCTTCCCTTTGATGAGTTTGCTAAACTATTAAACTAA
- a CDS encoding FIST signal transduction protein, whose translation MATELFTWHTLSDTLSDFKSGLSLAQNSGAESLLVLTCSQNNYPEEELNALFHACPLKLFGGIYPMLTLKGDLIKQGALIIGFKEAVDVTLFAQLNQVTNESCLEELITSTLKEKNNFCGQDDFLMFYDALISNIEGFIDCLFEHLDHGINIAGGGAGNLDFIQRHCIFTNSGVHSDAILLVALPRTLNTSVAHGWETFDEPFLVSEAQGQTVQSLNYQPAYEVYCQTIESATEYTFNNTDFFDIAKNFPLGIKDINNNIIVRDPILAKNNHLQCFGNIPINSMVYLLESNIDSLVASTEKAAIALLSKLNKTTITTTMVFDCISRALFMEDEFEKELNVIAEHCHLGALFGVLSLGEIANSQSGAIRLLNKSIVISSW comes from the coding sequence ATGGCAACTGAGTTATTCACTTGGCATACACTAAGCGATACTTTAAGTGATTTCAAAAGCGGTTTAAGTCTCGCCCAAAATAGTGGCGCGGAAAGCTTATTGGTACTTACGTGCAGCCAAAACAATTACCCTGAAGAAGAACTCAACGCTCTATTTCATGCGTGCCCACTAAAGCTCTTTGGTGGTATTTACCCAATGCTGACTCTAAAAGGTGACTTAATTAAACAAGGCGCGTTGATCATTGGCTTTAAAGAAGCCGTTGATGTAACTCTGTTCGCTCAACTTAATCAGGTCACGAATGAAAGTTGCTTAGAGGAACTCATTACCTCAACACTAAAAGAAAAGAATAACTTCTGTGGTCAGGATGATTTTCTGATGTTCTATGATGCGCTAATCAGCAACATTGAAGGTTTTATTGATTGTCTTTTTGAGCATTTAGACCACGGGATCAATATCGCTGGTGGTGGTGCCGGCAATTTAGACTTTATCCAACGCCATTGCATATTTACCAACTCAGGTGTTCATAGCGATGCTATTCTATTAGTCGCACTACCAAGAACACTTAACACCAGTGTGGCGCATGGTTGGGAGACATTTGATGAGCCCTTTTTGGTATCAGAAGCACAAGGGCAAACGGTTCAAAGCTTAAATTACCAACCTGCTTATGAAGTTTATTGCCAAACGATTGAAAGTGCCACCGAATACACCTTCAATAATACTGACTTTTTTGATATTGCTAAGAATTTTCCATTAGGTATTAAGGATATCAATAATAATATAATTGTTCGGGACCCTATTTTAGCGAAAAATAATCACTTACAATGTTTTGGCAATATCCCGATTAATTCAATGGTGTATTTACTTGAAAGCAATATAGATAGCTTAGTGGCCTCGACAGAAAAAGCAGCGATCGCCCTACTGTCTAAACTGAACAAGACAACAATTACAACAACTATGGTCTTCGATTGCATTAGCAGGGCCTTATTTATGGAAGATGAGTTTGAAAAGGAACTCAATGTCATCGCTGAACATTGCCATTTAGGTGCATTATTCGGGGTACTTTCATTAGGGGAAATAGCCAATAGTCAAAGTGGTGCTATTCGTCTTCTCAACAAATCAATTGTAATAAGCTCTTGGTAG
- a CDS encoding TRAP transporter substrate-binding protein produces the protein MKKSIFVKAALVVSLGLSSLGLSALAHADDDKKYRWKLAETWGPNFPIFGDATKNMAKMVKEMSNGRLTIRIDSSNKHKSALGIFDFVKSGQYQMGHSASYYWKGKNFNTMFFTTVPFGMIASEQHAWFYYGGGMELMKKVYDQYGIMSFPGGNTGNQMGGWFKKEINSVEDLKGLKMRIPGFAGEVLAKLGAKPTNIPSGELYTALERNTIDALEWVGPSLDLRMGFHKIAPYYYTGWHEPGTELQFMVNQKAYNSLPKDLQKILTVAMKAAAYDMYSQSMHASGVNLASLKKDYPNVQMRSFPKPVMEAIVQANDELLEEFAAKDPMTAEILKSLNDYKHQIRAWTNLSDRAYLDNFDGK, from the coding sequence ATGAAAAAATCAATTTTCGTAAAAGCTGCACTGGTCGTGTCGCTTGGATTATCCTCGCTGGGGCTTTCAGCTTTAGCCCATGCTGACGATGATAAAAAATATCGTTGGAAATTAGCTGAAACTTGGGGACCTAATTTTCCTATTTTTGGTGATGCCACTAAAAATATGGCCAAAATGGTAAAAGAAATGTCGAATGGTCGGTTGACCATACGCATTGATTCTTCGAATAAGCATAAATCTGCATTAGGTATTTTTGACTTTGTAAAAAGTGGCCAATATCAAATGGGTCATTCTGCGTCTTATTATTGGAAAGGTAAAAACTTCAACACCATGTTTTTTACTACCGTACCTTTTGGCATGATAGCCTCTGAACAACATGCTTGGTTTTACTACGGTGGTGGCATGGAGTTAATGAAAAAGGTTTATGATCAATATGGCATCATGTCATTCCCTGGTGGTAATACGGGTAACCAAATGGGCGGTTGGTTCAAAAAAGAAATTAATAGCGTTGAAGATCTGAAAGGTTTGAAAATGCGCATACCAGGTTTTGCTGGTGAAGTATTAGCAAAACTAGGTGCGAAGCCGACAAACATTCCATCAGGTGAGCTTTATACGGCATTGGAACGTAACACTATTGATGCATTAGAGTGGGTAGGTCCTTCTTTAGATTTACGTATGGGTTTTCATAAAATAGCGCCTTATTACTACACAGGTTGGCATGAGCCAGGTACTGAGTTGCAATTTATGGTCAATCAAAAAGCCTACAATTCCCTACCAAAAGATTTACAAAAAATATTAACGGTTGCTATGAAAGCTGCAGCTTATGATATGTATTCGCAATCGATGCACGCTAGTGGTGTGAACTTAGCATCACTGAAAAAAGATTACCCAAATGTGCAAATGCGCTCATTCCCTAAACCGGTAATGGAAGCGATTGTGCAAGCAAATGATGAGTTATTAGAAGAGTTTGCTGCTAAAGATCCTATGACAGCAGAAATTCTTAAGTCACTAAATGATTATAAGCACCAAATACGTGCTTGGACTAATTTATCAGATAGAGCTTATCTGGATAATTTTGATGGCAAGTAA
- a CDS encoding TRAP transporter small permease subunit, with amino-acid sequence MDKVLKISGKIIDVLGNFCSLLMILMIINVFYDVIMRYFFNDVSIGMQELEWHLFAAMFMFGIAYTLKEDGHVRVDIFYETMTAKNQALINIFGSLVLALPITILTLYYSWDYTFEAYQMGEGSGDPGGLPHRWIVRSVIPLSSLFLILAIFHVVVTQLKTFTAPTQPETGEQ; translated from the coding sequence ATGGATAAAGTGTTAAAAATTTCAGGAAAAATTATCGATGTTCTAGGTAATTTTTGTAGTTTGCTTATGATTTTAATGATCATAAACGTTTTTTATGACGTGATCATGCGCTACTTTTTTAATGATGTCAGTATTGGTATGCAAGAGCTGGAATGGCACCTATTCGCTGCTATGTTTATGTTTGGTATTGCATACACCCTAAAAGAAGATGGTCATGTGCGAGTCGATATTTTTTATGAGACCATGACAGCGAAAAACCAAGCCTTAATCAATATTTTTGGCTCGTTGGTTTTAGCATTACCTATCACTATACTTACGCTTTATTACAGCTGGGACTATACCTTTGAAGCCTATCAAATGGGCGAGGGTAGTGGGGACCCTGGTGGGTTGCCACATCGTTGGATAGTACGAAGCGTTATTCCTCTTTCTTCACTATTTTTGATTCTAGCTATTTTCCATGTGGTGGTGACTCAGTTAAAAACTTTCACAGCACCTACTCAACCTGAAACAGGGGAGCAATAA
- a CDS encoding TRAP transporter large permease, with translation MTGIVLFAIALVCLFLGYSVAFTFAGVSLIVGAIVLGADLFAFMPYRIMSIMENTILMAVPMFIFMGIVLQKTGLAERLLESAAKLFGGIAGGVAISTIIVGALLAASTGVVGASVVAMGVISLPVMLKNNYHQPTATGVICASGTLGQIIPPSIILIILGDVMGVPVGDLFRAAILPGMLLVVTYVIYILILGKFKPEFVPPLVVTENKRELLVQALKDIVPPLVLILTVLGSIFAGIATPTESAAIGAVGAVILSILYGSFSFGKMHEISKETVKVTSMVFAVLIGATAFSMVFSYSGSEYLIEEFFMELPGGKWTFIALAMLAILILGFFIDFIEIAFLVVPILLPVAIALDINLVWFAILISMNLQTSFLTPPFGFSLFYLKGVAPKYLKTTTIYKGVIPFILMQIAVLLLVVFFPEHLIIT, from the coding sequence ATGACAGGTATTGTACTTTTTGCTATTGCTCTAGTGTGTTTATTTCTTGGCTATTCGGTCGCATTCACCTTTGCAGGTGTTTCACTCATTGTTGGCGCTATTGTTTTAGGGGCGGACTTATTCGCGTTTATGCCTTATCGCATTATGAGCATTATGGAAAACACTATTTTAATGGCTGTGCCCATGTTTATTTTTATGGGGATAGTATTACAAAAAACAGGACTAGCGGAGCGGTTACTGGAGTCTGCGGCTAAACTCTTTGGCGGTATTGCCGGAGGCGTTGCAATTTCTACTATCATTGTTGGTGCTTTATTAGCGGCATCAACAGGAGTAGTTGGGGCTAGCGTTGTTGCTATGGGGGTTATTTCCTTACCCGTAATGTTGAAAAACAATTATCATCAACCTACGGCAACGGGTGTTATTTGCGCGTCTGGTACCTTAGGACAAATTATTCCGCCTTCGATTATCTTAATTATTTTAGGCGATGTTATGGGGGTGCCCGTTGGCGATTTATTCCGAGCGGCCATTCTGCCAGGAATGCTACTGGTTGTTACTTATGTCATTTATATTTTAATTTTAGGCAAATTTAAGCCTGAATTTGTACCACCGTTAGTTGTCACTGAAAACAAACGTGAACTACTAGTACAGGCACTTAAAGATATTGTACCGCCCTTAGTACTTATTTTAACTGTACTAGGTTCTATTTTTGCTGGTATAGCCACACCAACCGAATCTGCAGCCATTGGTGCAGTTGGTGCAGTTATCTTATCGATATTATATGGCAGCTTTTCATTCGGCAAAATGCATGAAATATCCAAAGAAACAGTAAAAGTTACCTCAATGGTTTTTGCGGTATTAATTGGCGCCACAGCATTTTCTATGGTGTTTAGTTATTCGGGCAGTGAGTATCTAATTGAAGAGTTTTTTATGGAGCTTCCTGGTGGCAAGTGGACATTTATTGCCTTGGCTATGCTCGCTATTTTAATACTAGGCTTCTTTATCGATTTCATTGAAATTGCTTTTTTAGTGGTACCCATTTTACTGCCTGTTGCCATAGCGTTAGATATTAATTTAGTGTGGTTTGCTATTTTAATTTCTATGAACTTACAAACGTCGTTTTTAACACCACCCTTTGGTTTTAGTTTATTTTATCTCAAAGGCGTGGCGCCGAAATACCTTAAAACTACCACGATATATAAAGGCGTGATCCCCTTTATTTTAATGCAAATAGCCGTGTTGCTCTTAGTGGTGTTTTTTCCGGAACACTTAATTATTACTTAG